A region from the Halomicroarcula saliterrae genome encodes:
- a CDS encoding DUF1616 domain-containing protein, whose translation MRGQSPAREAIDELVPVDLLAALAVTAALDVAVFAPVIRETPVRVPLGLVFACFVPGYVLVTALFPEAYSGGRQLDTGPVASVRSAVGGAGITVLERCLLAVACSVVLVPAVGYLLNFTRWGVRLAPMLVVISAVTAVLALVAWGRRVRQPPERRFRPAELFRALCRRLIDRRETNAAVTALLVGSLAFFALSTGYAVMGGSADARYSELSLLSADGEQLVDGNLSAPVGEPRTLQLGVGNHEGREVTYTVVVLRQQVASTDREPVVREQMRLTSFEVTVPAGADRTVETVVPLSAGESDRVVWLVYTDGLPRQVSTGTAPYHVHVWLSGTAPSDDGTAGGTQVVTANRVERQ comes from the coding sequence ATGCGTGGACAGTCGCCGGCGCGCGAAGCGATAGACGAACTGGTACCTGTCGACCTCCTCGCGGCGCTCGCCGTAACGGCCGCGCTCGACGTCGCCGTCTTCGCCCCGGTGATTCGCGAGACGCCGGTCCGCGTGCCGCTCGGACTCGTCTTCGCCTGTTTCGTCCCGGGATACGTGCTCGTTACGGCCCTGTTCCCCGAGGCGTACAGCGGGGGCCGACAGCTGGACACCGGCCCCGTCGCGTCGGTCCGGAGCGCGGTCGGCGGCGCGGGCATCACCGTCCTGGAACGCTGCCTGCTCGCCGTCGCCTGCAGCGTCGTCCTCGTCCCCGCGGTCGGCTATCTGCTCAACTTCACGCGGTGGGGGGTTCGGCTGGCCCCGATGCTGGTGGTCATCAGCGCCGTGACTGCCGTCCTCGCGCTGGTGGCGTGGGGACGGCGGGTCCGACAGCCGCCTGAGAGACGGTTCCGACCCGCCGAACTGTTCCGAGCGCTGTGCCGTCGGCTGATCGACCGCCGGGAAACGAACGCCGCGGTGACGGCCCTGCTGGTCGGGTCGCTCGCCTTCTTCGCGCTGAGTACCGGGTACGCCGTCATGGGCGGCTCCGCGGACGCGCGCTACTCCGAGCTGTCGCTCCTGTCGGCCGACGGCGAGCAGCTCGTCGACGGGAACCTCTCGGCGCCCGTCGGCGAACCCCGAACGCTCCAGCTCGGGGTAGGCAACCACGAGGGTCGCGAGGTCACCTACACCGTCGTCGTCCTCCGGCAGCAGGTCGCGTCGACGGACCGCGAGCCGGTCGTCCGCGAACAGATGCGGCTGACCTCGTTCGAGGTGACCGTCCCGGCCGGGGCGGATAGAACGGTCGAGACTGTCGTCCCGCTGTCGGCCGGGGAGAGCGACCGAGTAGTCTGGCTGGTGTACACCGACGGCCTCCCGAGACAGGTCTCGACAGGGACGGCCCCCTACCACGTCCACGTCTGGCTCTCCGGGACGGCTCCCAGCGACGACGGCACCGCGGGCGGGACGCAGGTGGTGACGGCCAATCGGGTGGAGCGCCAGTGA
- a CDS encoding glycosyltransferase family 4 protein, with protein sequence MADNETDTDAEPAVRMIGTLPPNRGVPGYCETLYHGIDEKLDAFTFAGWRELYPASLYPGESGTTCEPPTEGEHIERSLAWYDPVSWLRAGLNPDTDLLHAQWWSYPLAIPYVVMFVASKLRGTTVLLTVHNVEPHEKTPLTRFLNNLVYLFADEYVVHSEQNKAQFCRKRAVDPDDVHVISHPTIGPEERGISKAAARRELGIDTDGGVVLFFGNVREYKGLDSLIRMVDDIGDERALELIIAGECWEDWDEYAALIESRGLTDRVHRFPGYIPEADLEFHFTAADVVALPYDYFDAQSGVAELADNFGTVSVGYDVGGLAEQVDVVAEDRAAFESALLAAVDGEVTKESVDDESVANHVRLYRALDAPRRSTPPNQ encoded by the coding sequence ATGGCAGACAACGAGACGGACACAGACGCCGAACCGGCCGTCCGGATGATAGGGACACTGCCCCCGAACAGGGGGGTGCCCGGGTACTGTGAAACGCTGTACCACGGCATCGACGAGAAACTGGACGCGTTCACCTTCGCCGGTTGGCGGGAGCTGTACCCCGCCTCGCTGTATCCGGGCGAGTCCGGGACGACCTGTGAACCGCCCACGGAGGGCGAGCATATCGAGCGCTCGCTCGCCTGGTACGACCCGGTCAGCTGGCTCCGGGCCGGTCTGAATCCGGACACCGACCTCCTCCACGCCCAGTGGTGGTCCTACCCGCTGGCAATCCCGTACGTGGTCATGTTCGTCGCGAGCAAGCTCCGCGGGACGACGGTGCTCCTCACCGTCCACAACGTCGAACCCCACGAGAAGACGCCGCTGACCCGCTTTCTCAACAACCTCGTCTACCTGTTCGCGGACGAGTACGTGGTCCACAGCGAGCAGAACAAGGCGCAGTTCTGTCGGAAGCGCGCCGTCGACCCGGACGACGTTCACGTCATCTCCCACCCGACTATCGGCCCGGAGGAACGGGGCATCTCGAAGGCGGCGGCGCGTCGGGAACTCGGCATCGACACCGACGGCGGCGTGGTCCTGTTTTTCGGCAACGTCAGGGAGTACAAGGGGCTCGATTCGCTCATCCGGATGGTCGACGACATCGGCGACGAGCGGGCGCTGGAGCTGATAATCGCCGGCGAGTGCTGGGAGGACTGGGACGAGTACGCGGCCCTCATCGAATCGCGGGGGCTGACCGACCGGGTCCACCGGTTCCCCGGGTACATCCCCGAAGCCGACCTCGAGTTCCACTTCACCGCCGCCGACGTGGTGGCGCTGCCGTACGACTACTTCGACGCCCAGAGCGGGGTCGCCGAACTCGCCGACAACTTCGGGACGGTGTCGGTCGGCTACGACGTGGGCGGGCTGGCAGAGCAAGTCGACGTCGTCGCGGAGGACCGGGCGGCCTTCGAGTCGGCCCTGCTGGCCGCAGTCGACGGGGAGGTGACGAAGGAGTCGGTCGACGACGAGTCGGTCGCGAACCACGTCCGACTGTACCGCGCGCTCGACGCGCCACGGCGGTCGACGCCCCCGAACCAGTAG
- a CDS encoding polysaccharide deacetylase family protein codes for MKVDRYPESPAEPTACLTLDLEPSFDVGSPAVRRQVFHHLDDYIERFQRRDLPVSMFVVGRTVETYPELIRRLDGALDVEFHLHSYSHDMSGEADIEAEIRRGVEAFESVLGRTPVGYRAPRYIATASDLEALSAAGFAFDSSICPSYRPGVYDHLDKPTEPFYPAVSPDLLELPISVHPRLRVPIIQSFLKLLGRPYLRLLERSSLPNPLIYNSHLHDYYRTDAHDMLSPFKRLLFSRNMADSFELFEQFVDLLEDRNYRFRKLSDVAATLSETEGSASVVSPRN; via the coding sequence ATGAAGGTCGACCGCTATCCGGAGTCGCCGGCCGAGCCGACGGCCTGTCTCACGTTGGACCTGGAGCCGAGCTTCGACGTGGGGTCCCCGGCCGTCAGACGGCAGGTCTTCCACCACTTGGACGACTACATCGAGCGGTTCCAGCGCCGTGACCTGCCGGTCAGCATGTTCGTCGTCGGCCGGACCGTCGAGACGTACCCGGAGCTTATTCGGCGCCTCGACGGGGCACTGGACGTGGAGTTTCACCTCCACTCGTACTCCCACGACATGTCCGGCGAGGCGGACATCGAGGCGGAGATTCGCCGCGGCGTCGAGGCCTTCGAGTCGGTGCTCGGTCGGACGCCAGTCGGTTACCGGGCGCCGCGCTATATCGCCACCGCCTCCGACCTCGAAGCGCTCTCGGCCGCCGGCTTCGCGTTCGACAGCAGCATCTGTCCGTCCTACCGCCCCGGCGTGTACGACCACCTCGACAAGCCCACGGAGCCGTTCTATCCGGCCGTCAGTCCGGACCTGCTGGAGCTCCCCATCTCCGTGCACCCGCGGCTGCGGGTCCCGATTATCCAGAGTTTCCTCAAGCTTCTGGGGCGCCCGTATCTCCGACTGCTCGAACGCTCGTCGCTCCCGAACCCCCTGATATACAACTCCCATCTCCACGACTACTACCGGACCGACGCCCACGACATGCTCTCCCCGTTCAAGCGGCTTCTCTTCTCCCGGAACATGGCCGACTCGTTCGAGCTGTTCGAGCAGTTCGTCGACCTCTTGGAGGACCGGAACTACCGCTTCCGGAAGCTGAGCGACGTGGCAGCGACGCTCTCCGAAACGGAAGGCTCCGCGTCGGTCGTCTCCCCTCGGAACTGA
- a CDS encoding glycosyltransferase family 2 protein gives MYKGHTVGVVVPAYNEAAFVGDVIAEIPAFVDHVYAIDDASTDETMAAMTDAARERSTAGTVRDGTQPTERAATRPSPGDDETPPVSHDGGHELGVEDDRVGDSVTIGRVTCLRHATNRGAGGAIKTGYAAALADGMDIVATIDGDGQMDSTTLPGLLEPLVSGAAGYAKGNRFSDGEITREMPPFRLLGNVLLTGLTRMSTGYWGLLDPQNGFTAATREALLAADAASIWEYYGYMNQLTARFNAVGVDIADVPMETEYGDEESDIEYLPYIRKVSALLVGALVRRLGRKRDAGATATAACYLLAVVCFVGCAVRALRRGGGAGMGLASVVGVTAGALVDRVSGPTVVRWEEEP, from the coding sequence ATGTACAAGGGACACACGGTCGGTGTCGTCGTTCCCGCGTACAACGAGGCGGCGTTCGTGGGCGACGTCATCGCCGAGATACCCGCGTTCGTCGACCACGTCTACGCGATAGACGACGCCTCGACGGACGAGACGATGGCGGCGATGACCGACGCGGCCCGCGAGCGCTCGACGGCCGGGACGGTACGCGACGGGACACAGCCCACCGAACGGGCGGCGACACGCCCCTCGCCGGGCGACGACGAGACGCCGCCGGTGTCGCACGACGGGGGCCACGAGCTGGGGGTCGAGGACGACCGCGTCGGCGACTCAGTGACCATCGGGCGCGTCACGTGTCTCCGCCACGCGACCAACCGGGGCGCCGGCGGCGCCATCAAGACCGGCTACGCGGCCGCCCTCGCGGACGGCATGGACATCGTCGCGACGATAGACGGCGACGGGCAGATGGACAGCACGACGCTCCCCGGGCTGCTCGAACCGCTCGTCTCCGGAGCGGCCGGCTACGCCAAGGGGAACCGGTTCAGCGACGGCGAGATAACCCGCGAGATGCCGCCCTTCCGCCTCCTGGGCAACGTCTTGCTGACTGGCCTCACCCGCATGTCGACGGGGTACTGGGGGTTGCTCGACCCCCAGAACGGGTTCACCGCGGCGACCCGCGAGGCCCTGCTCGCCGCCGACGCGGCGAGCATCTGGGAGTACTACGGCTACATGAACCAGCTGACGGCCCGCTTCAACGCCGTCGGGGTCGACATCGCCGACGTCCCGATGGAGACGGAGTACGGCGACGAAGAGAGCGACATCGAGTACCTGCCCTACATCAGGAAGGTGTCCGCCCTGCTGGTCGGGGCACTCGTCCGCCGACTCGGTCGGAAACGGGACGCCGGGGCCACCGCGACGGCGGCCTGCTATCTGCTCGCTGTCGTCTGTTTCGTGGGCTGTGCTGTCAGGGCCCTCCGGCGCGGCGGCGGTGCCGGGATGGGGCTGGCCAGTGTGGTCGGGGTCACGGCGGGCGCGCTCGTCGACCGCGTCAGCGGCCCGACCGTCGTCCGATGGGAGGAAGAGCCGTGA
- a CDS encoding nucleotide sugar dehydrogenase yields the protein MERTESPACCVVGLGYVGLNLAHMLAQSGYPTVGYDIDTQKIAALQQSHDPTGELDADALPHDDLTFTSSADHIADCEFVFVALPSPLDDSLAPDISVLETASETVGANLSDGAIVVYESTLYPGAVREDLRPALERGVGERPVSFSVGYSPERIAPGEDRSRVSDAMKIVSAEDEQTRARMAALYEDISEVGVYLAESIETAEAAKCLANVQRDVNIAVVNEFTMGARQLDIDLDPHEVLEAAGTKWNFHEYTPGIVGGHCIPVDPHYLRDRFEAAGFEPSVLTNARIVNEKMRRHVAAVTVEALETAQKTDETPESPTVRGDGGREYSPRLLVLGLAYKSGLVDTRNSPAYGTCETLEANGVEVVGYDPHLTREQAREEFDFEIQSEVDFSGFDGVLVLTPHERIRSLDLHRAAGEMTEDPVLVDVDNAFDSDRVTAAGFRYRRP from the coding sequence ATGGAACGAACTGAAAGCCCGGCTTGCTGTGTCGTTGGCTTGGGTTACGTCGGACTCAATCTCGCCCACATGCTCGCACAGTCGGGCTATCCCACGGTAGGCTACGATATCGATACACAGAAGATAGCCGCGTTGCAACAGTCCCACGATCCGACCGGCGAGCTAGACGCGGACGCGCTCCCCCACGACGACCTGACGTTTACGAGTTCGGCCGACCACATCGCCGACTGCGAGTTCGTCTTCGTGGCGCTGCCCTCGCCGCTCGACGACAGTCTGGCCCCGGACATCTCGGTCCTCGAAACGGCGAGCGAGACCGTCGGAGCGAACCTCTCCGACGGTGCGATCGTCGTCTACGAGTCGACGCTGTACCCGGGCGCGGTCCGTGAGGACCTGCGTCCGGCTCTGGAGCGGGGCGTCGGGGAGCGGCCTGTCTCGTTCAGCGTGGGGTACTCCCCGGAGCGAATCGCGCCCGGAGAGGACCGGAGCCGCGTCTCCGACGCGATGAAGATAGTCAGCGCCGAGGACGAACAGACCCGCGCCCGCATGGCCGCGCTGTACGAGGACATCTCCGAGGTGGGCGTCTACCTCGCCGAGTCCATAGAGACCGCCGAGGCCGCCAAATGCCTCGCAAACGTCCAGCGCGACGTCAACATCGCCGTCGTCAACGAGTTCACGATGGGTGCCCGCCAGCTCGACATCGACCTCGACCCCCACGAGGTGCTGGAGGCCGCGGGCACGAAGTGGAACTTCCACGAGTACACGCCCGGTATCGTCGGGGGCCACTGCATCCCGGTCGACCCCCACTATCTCCGCGACCGGTTCGAGGCGGCGGGCTTCGAGCCCTCGGTGCTCACGAACGCCCGCATCGTCAACGAGAAGATGCGGAGACACGTCGCCGCGGTCACGGTCGAAGCACTGGAAACCGCCCAGAAAACCGACGAGACACCCGAATCGCCCACCGTTCGGGGCGACGGTGGCCGCGAGTACAGTCCCCGGCTCCTCGTCCTCGGCCTCGCCTACAAGTCCGGCCTCGTGGACACGCGCAACTCACCGGCGTACGGCACCTGTGAGACGCTCGAAGCCAACGGCGTGGAGGTCGTCGGATACGACCCACACCTCACCCGGGAGCAGGCGCGCGAGGAGTTCGACTTCGAGATACAGTCGGAGGTCGACTTCAGCGGCTTCGACGGCGTCCTCGTGCTCACCCCACACGAGCGAATTCGCTCGCTGGACCTCCACCGGGCCGCGGGGGAGATGACCGAGGACCCGGTCCTCGTGGACGTCGACAACGCCTTCGACAGCGACAGAGTGACAGCGGCCGGCTTCAGATACCGGAGGCCCTGA
- a CDS encoding twin-arginine translocation signal domain-containing protein, protein MSSDTGASRRRFLRCLAGTGALATLSGCGSKREDIRVHTGTSEGEETTVGTFESVQAAVDAAMPGETVRVPRGTYREKVTTTRSGREGDPITVTGPESAVVRGARDEYGVVRINHSHVHLRGLTVEGLVDPDAPEQLSSYVEGQLIQTRPPTSTDEYLRDIVVAPDRIGYSRASLIGLERTVGAVVGPTRVTGLAGAEYVVGDARSRNGELLYIGTADTNLGSSWHPWTELDRTRNVRIHHVDNSGGHAHGEAVDLKEGTRNVTVEYVTDRNAGHVGIDEVAPTIGFKGRDSTVRWCDIAETPVAAEFAPSRRVTGNDVYGCRIGDTDVSPFVFEPPSTSERQGRICGNRIAGRDGPQESGCPSSVPTGEGVGHDGG, encoded by the coding sequence GTGAGCTCCGACACGGGGGCCTCCCGCCGGCGGTTCCTGCGCTGTCTCGCCGGCACGGGCGCACTCGCGACCCTCTCGGGCTGTGGGTCGAAACGCGAGGACATCCGCGTCCACACCGGCACGAGCGAGGGCGAGGAGACCACGGTCGGCACCTTCGAGAGCGTCCAGGCGGCGGTCGACGCGGCCATGCCGGGGGAGACGGTCAGAGTCCCGCGGGGGACCTATCGGGAGAAAGTGACCACGACGCGGAGCGGGCGGGAAGGCGACCCCATCACCGTTACCGGGCCCGAATCGGCCGTCGTCCGCGGGGCCCGTGACGAGTACGGCGTCGTCCGTATCAATCACAGCCACGTACACCTCCGCGGGCTCACCGTCGAAGGGCTGGTCGACCCCGACGCGCCCGAACAGCTCAGTTCCTACGTCGAGGGACAGCTGATACAGACGCGACCGCCGACATCGACCGACGAGTACCTCCGGGACATCGTCGTCGCGCCGGACCGCATCGGCTACAGCCGGGCGAGCCTCATCGGGCTGGAACGGACCGTCGGGGCGGTCGTCGGTCCGACCCGGGTGACCGGGCTGGCTGGGGCGGAGTACGTCGTCGGTGACGCGCGCAGCCGCAACGGCGAGTTGCTGTACATCGGCACCGCCGACACGAATCTGGGGTCGAGCTGGCACCCCTGGACCGAGCTCGACCGGACCCGGAACGTCAGAATCCACCACGTCGACAACAGCGGCGGCCACGCCCACGGCGAGGCGGTCGACCTGAAGGAGGGCACCCGGAACGTCACCGTCGAGTACGTGACCGACCGGAACGCCGGCCACGTCGGCATCGACGAGGTCGCTCCCACGATAGGATTCAAGGGCCGCGACAGCACCGTCCGCTGGTGTGACATCGCGGAGACGCCGGTCGCCGCCGAGTTCGCCCCCTCACGGCGGGTGACGGGAAACGACGTGTACGGCTGTCGCATCGGCGATACCGACGTCAGCCCGTTCGTCTTCGAGCCGCCGTCGACGAGCGAGCGGCAGGGCCGGATCTGTGGCAACCGAATCGCCGGGCGCGACGGTCCCCAAGAGTCCGGCTGTCCATCGAGCGTGCCGACGGGTGAGGGCGTCGGACACGACGGCGGCTGA
- a CDS encoding oligosaccharide flippase family protein → MVALGGLSRDVVSETGARLTYYLTSGLVIIFLSRQLAPAEYGTLFLALSVLTVSRLFSSVGLAKAAAKNVSTSLESGDGQVRHVVLSSLTYNLGTIAAVATAVALGAGAIAATLGAPAIEPLLVLGTTYVVFATLYNYTRVVLQGFREILHSALVYASEGVAKLLAVALLVTLGYGVYGALVGYVVGFTVAAFLGLWLLARHLPGPAATAQLEDGLKRRVLRYSVPLTVTRGAWVLDREVDVILVGYLLTPAVVGYYAVSKQIVTFCSGLAGSVGFSLGPQFDEETVARSRDHARRTYETVLVSVLLVYVPAVAGLAILAEPVVLSVFGTQYRGVVPILQVFCAGIVLMSVTELTEDILDYLGRANARAAFKGVTSVGNVALSALLIWRVGAVGAAVATVAMQAIYAALCLYVVHTEIGLRPRRLLYRGGQVGCITAVMSAVVLSLLRYVDGPVTIGAVAVCGAGVWALLAKTGGLLDGDALPSGGLSGQRGD, encoded by the coding sequence ATGGTAGCCCTCGGCGGGCTCTCCCGGGACGTGGTCTCGGAGACCGGGGCGCGGCTCACCTACTATCTCACGTCCGGGCTGGTCATCATCTTCCTCTCCCGGCAGCTGGCGCCCGCCGAGTACGGGACGCTGTTTCTCGCGCTCTCGGTGCTCACCGTCAGTCGACTGTTCAGCAGCGTCGGGCTCGCGAAGGCCGCCGCCAAGAACGTCTCGACCTCGCTGGAGTCGGGCGACGGGCAGGTCCGCCACGTCGTCCTGAGCTCGCTCACCTACAATCTCGGCACCATCGCGGCTGTCGCGACGGCCGTCGCGCTGGGGGCCGGCGCCATCGCGGCGACGCTCGGGGCGCCGGCCATCGAACCGCTCCTGGTCCTTGGGACGACCTACGTCGTCTTCGCGACGCTGTACAACTACACCCGCGTCGTGCTCCAGGGGTTCCGGGAGATACTCCACAGCGCGCTCGTGTACGCGAGCGAGGGGGTGGCCAAACTGCTCGCGGTGGCGCTCCTCGTCACCCTCGGCTACGGCGTGTACGGCGCCCTCGTCGGCTACGTCGTCGGGTTCACGGTCGCCGCCTTCCTCGGTCTCTGGCTCCTCGCTCGCCATCTGCCCGGCCCGGCCGCCACCGCCCAGCTCGAAGACGGCCTGAAGCGACGCGTTCTCCGCTACAGCGTCCCACTGACGGTCACGCGGGGCGCCTGGGTGCTCGACCGCGAGGTCGATGTCATCCTTGTCGGCTACCTGCTGACCCCGGCCGTCGTCGGCTACTACGCCGTCAGCAAGCAGATAGTCACGTTCTGTAGCGGCTTGGCTGGGTCGGTCGGGTTCTCGCTGGGCCCCCAGTTCGACGAGGAGACCGTCGCCCGGAGCCGGGACCACGCGCGCCGGACCTACGAGACCGTGCTCGTCTCCGTCCTGCTGGTCTACGTTCCGGCCGTCGCCGGGCTCGCCATCCTCGCCGAGCCGGTAGTGCTCTCGGTGTTTGGCACGCAGTACCGCGGCGTCGTCCCCATCCTGCAGGTGTTCTGTGCGGGCATCGTGTTGATGTCGGTCACCGAACTGACCGAGGACATCCTCGACTACCTCGGCCGGGCGAACGCCCGCGCCGCGTTCAAGGGGGTGACCTCCGTCGGGAACGTCGCTCTCAGCGCCCTTCTGATATGGCGGGTCGGCGCGGTCGGCGCGGCCGTCGCCACCGTCGCGATGCAGGCCATCTACGCCGCGCTGTGTCTCTACGTGGTCCACACGGAGATCGGCCTCCGGCCCCGGCGGCTGCTGTACCGGGGCGGACAGGTCGGCTGTATTACCGCGGTGATGTCGGCCGTCGTCCTGTCCCTGTTGCGGTACGTCGACGGTCCCGTCACCATCGGTGCCGTCGCCGTCTGCGGGGCCGGTGTCTGGGCACTCCTCGCGAAAACCGGCGGCCTCCTCGACGGCGACGCGCTCCCCAGTGGCGGGCTGTCGGGACAACGGGGCGACTGA